In Gemmatimonadota bacterium, the sequence GGGGGAACTGCAGGATCTCGAGCGGGTGGCCGTCGGGGTCCTTGAAGTAGAAGGCGCGGATGCCGGCGGCCCCCGGAATGGACTTGGGCAGCAGTTGCGGACCGGTGGAGGCGCTCCGCACCCGGTGGGCCCGGAGCCGAGCGTAGGCGCTGTCCATGTCGCGGACGATGATCGCCACGTGCTGGAACCAGCGGTCGTGGCTGCGGGCGTCGATCGGCGCGGGCCGTCCTGGGGTCGAGGCCGCGAGGTATTCCGTGAGCTCGAGCTGCTCCTCGCCCAGCCGCAGCCGCACGAGCCGCAGGCGCACCCCGAACACGCCCGTCAGCTCCTCCCAGCGACGGCCGGCCACCTCGGTGTCGGCCACCACCGTGAACGGCAGCGCCGAGGTATAGAATGCCAGGGAGCGGTCCATGTCGCTCACCGTGAGCCCCACCACCGGCACCGCCTGCGCCGCCGGCAGCCCGACGCCCGGGCCGGTCCACGGGGCCTGGGCCGTCGCGGGCAACGCGAGGCAGAGTGTCGAGAGCAGGTAGTACCAGACCAGGGAGCGCGTGCCGCCGGCCAGTGCCACCAGCATCCGCGCCCGCCAGCCATCCATCCGCGCGGTCAGCCCGCTCATGCGAGCCTCCCGAGCAGGTGGTCCCCGACCCGGAGCGCGTTGGCCATGATGGTGAGCGCCGGGTTCACGGCGCCGCTCGAGGGGAAGAAGCTGCCGTCCACCACGTAGAGGTTGTCCACCTCGTGGGCCCGGCAGTGCGGGTCGAGGGCGGAGGTCCTCGGGTCGTGGCCGAAGCGGATGGTCCCGTTCTGGTGCGCCACGCCCGCGAGCGGGATGCGCTGGCCCAGGAAGAGGTTCCGCGCAAAGACGCCCTGGTGACACTCGTGGCCATGGACACCGCAGGCCCGCTGGCCCTCGAGCAGCTGCTTGAGCTTGGCCGTGAGCCGCCGGTGGCCTTCCTCGTTGTTGGGGCGGTAGCTCAGCACGATCCGGCCCTCGCGGTCGAGGGTGACCCGGTTGTCGGGATCGGGGAGGTCCTCGGAGGTGAGCCAGAAGTCGAGCGAGTGCCGGCCCATCAGCTCCAGGGTCCACCCCGGCGCGATGACGGGCGCGCCGGCGGCCAGGGTGTCGCCGTCGAGCTTGCCCACGAACGAGATGTGGCCCATCGGGTAGGCCCACTCCGGCGAGCCGAAGTAGAAGTCGTTCAGCGCCAACGTCTTCTGGAAAACCGTCGGGTTCGGGCACTTGGAGAGTGCCATGAGCACGGAGTTGATGTGCCCCATGTAGTGCCGCCCCACCACGTCGGAGCCGTTGGCGAGCCCGCGCGGGTGGCGGTCGGAGGCCGAGCGGAGCAGCAGCGCGGCGGAGTTGATCGCGCCGGCGGCCACTACCACCACGTCGGCGGAGTACCGCTCCCGCTGGCCGTCGCGCTCCACCTGCACGGCGGTCACCCGCCGGCCGGCGGCATCGGTCTCCAGGCGTGAGACGTAGGCGCCGGTGAGCAGGGTGACGTTGGGACGCGCCAGCGCGGGGTCCACGCAGACCACCTGCGCGTCGGACTTGGCGTTCACCAGGCAGGGGTGGCCGTCGCAGGTGGCGCACCGGATGCAGGCGCTCCGGCGGGGCTCCCGCTCGTCGAGCATCACCCCCATCGGCACATGGAAGGGGCGCAGCCCCTGCGCCGCGAAGTCCTCGTGCAGCTGCTGCAGCCGCGGCTCGTGGGACACCGGCGGGTGGGCGTACGGCGCGCTCGCGGGCGGTTCGGTCGGGTCCTCGCCCCGGACGCCGTGCACCTGGTAGAGGTGCTCGGCCTGGGTGTAGTAGGGCTCGAGCTCGTCGTACGAGATCGGCCAGGCGGGTGACACGCCGCCGTGGTGCCGCAGCTCCCCGAAGTCCTCACGACGCAGGCGGAAGAGCGCCGCGCCGTAGAACTTGGTATTGCCACCCACGAAGTAGTTGGTGTGGGGGTGCAGCGGCTTCCCCGCGGCATCCCGCCACTCCTCCCGGGTGTTGTAGCGGCCCTCCAGGTTCACCGCGCGGGTGCTCCAGTTCTCCCGCTCCCGCGGGACGTAGCCCCCCCGCTCCAGCAGCAGGATCCGCTTGCCGCTCGGCGCCAGCCGGTGCACCAGCGTGCCGCCCCCGGCCCCCGAGCCGATGACGATGACGTCGTAGTGGTTCAGTGACATGGGGCGTGCCTCCCGCGCCAGGCGATGTCGGCCGGGTCGGCGGGGTGCGGCTGGGCCGGCCGGAGCCGGCCCGTCGCGTCGATCTCCTGCGCGATCCAGCCTTCCTCGCGCCGGGTGAGCAGGGTATGGCCCGCGAGCAGGGCATCCACCAGGATGCTGCGGGCCTCGAGCGTATCGGGCATGGGATTCCTCCTGCCCCGTAAACGCCCGCGGCGGCCGGAGGTTCCCGGCGCCGGTCGGCCCGAGCCGTGCGGCGCGGGCCGGGGTGGCGCCTCAGCGGCTGGCGGCGGTGGCGCCGGCAAAGGGCACGGTGCCCGGCAGCTCCACCCGCAGGCGGTAGAGCCCCGTGCTGGCCGTGATGTAGAGCGTGCGCAGGTCGGCGTCGCCCCAGGCGAAGTTGGCCACGTGCTCCGGCAGCGTCACCGTGCCGAGGTGCCGGCCATCGGGCGCCAGGATGTAGATCCCCTCGGGGCCGGCGGCGTAGAGGTTGCCGCGGGCATCCACCTTGAGCCCATCCCAGGCGTCATCTTCCGGGACGGTGCGGGTGATATCGAAGAACACCCGCCCGTTGGCGACCGTCCCGTCCTCCCGCACGTCGTACCGCATGATCACCTTCCGTGCCGGGTCCCAGTTGTCCACGTACAGCGTCCGCTCATCCGGCGAGAAGGCGAGCCCGTTGGGGCCGCGCAGCTCCCGGGTGAGGAGCGTGAGGCGTCCGTCCTTGAGCCGGTAGACCCCGCTCCAGGGCGTCTCCTTGGCCGGGTCGTCGAAGACCCGTGGCAGCCCGAAGGGCGGGTCGGTGAAGTAGAGGCCCCCATCCGATCGGTAGACCAGGTCGTTGGGGCTGTTGAGGCGGTGCCCCTCGAAGCGATCGGCAAGCACCGTCAGCGCGCCGGTGCGCTCCACCCGCAGCACCCGGCGGTGCCCGTGCTGGTTGATCAGCAGCCGCCCCTCCCGGTCGAGCGTCAGGCCATTCGAGCCCGGCTGGTGGTAGCGGCCGATGTCCACGCCCGCGTAGCCGCTCTTGGTGCGATACACGCTCACCTGGCCGTCGGGGCTCCAGCGATAGATCGTGTTGGTGTTGGGGTCGCTGAAGAGCAGGTAACCGCCCTCCGCCACCCACACCGGCCCCTCCACGAACTCGAAGCCGCCCGCGAGCCGCTCGGCCTGGACGCCGGGAGCCAGCACGTCATCGAGCCCGGGGTCGAGCCGGGTGATGCGGGTGGCCACCGGCGTCCCGACGCGCGCGGCCCCGGGGGGAAGGAAGTCCAGCGTGGCGCTGCGGATCCAGATGAAGTTGGCCGGCGGATGCGACACCGGCGCATTCATCCCGAAGATCGCCAGCTGGAACTGCTGCCCCGGGCGGGCGTCGCGCGTGAGCACCACCCGGTTGGGGGCGTTGAAGCCCTTGACCAGCTGGCCGCCGGCCTGGCCGAGGACCAGCGGGAGCGTGCCGTTGACCCAGACCTCGGCGTAATCGTCCACGACCAGCTCGAAGACGATCGTCATGCCCGTCGGGTCGAGCGCGCCGACCCGGGCCGGGACGGTCACGTTGATGCGGTACCAGTTGAAGGAGAACCGGCCGTGCCCGCGGCGAACGGCGATCGACTCCGCGGGAATCACCGGCCAGGCGCCGTCGTCGAACTCCGCCGGCCCGGCGTGGGGCGTGATGTCGTGGGTGCGGTTGGGCGGACCGCTGGCCCGCAGGTCCGGACCGGGCTCACGGTGGTCCACCGCCACGAAGGCCGCGTCGCTGTAGCGCCAGCTGCCGCGCACCAGCGTTGTGCCGTCGCTGGTGCCCAGGTCGATGACGGCCACGGGCTTGCCGGAGGGGGCGTCACCGGTCACCTGGGCGCCCAGGCCGGCGGGGGGCACCACCGCCAGGACGGCCATGAGCAGGATTGGGTTGCGCATGGCTACCGCACCTTGACCACGTAGTAGGTGAGCGGGCCCTGCACCTCCTGGAACCAGTGCGGGGTGCCGTTCGGGACGGTGATCACGTCGCCCCGGCCGATGCGGCGGGACTGGCCGCCGTCGATGGCGTCGCCGCGGACCTCGTTGGGCTCGGTGGTCTTGCCGCCCACCACCGTCCCGCCGGTCACCAGCGTAGCCGAGCCGTCGAGCACGTAGATCACGTCGGTGTCGAGCGCGTGCACCTCCGCCTGGCCGGCCTTCTCGCGGCGGCTGGCGTGCACCATGTAGTTCCGCCCCGCGCCGTCGAGCAGCACGCTGCCGCGCTGGAAGGCGGCCCGGACCTCGTCCCGGCTGAAGTAGCTGACCTCCGGCTGGTGCATCGGGGCCGCCGCCGACACCCGGGCGGTCACGCCCGCCGCGCCGGCCAGCGCCACCTCCTCGTCCTCCTGCGCGCTCGCGGCGCCGCTCACGCCCACCGCGCCCACGATCTCGCCGTCGAGCACGATCGGCACGCCCCCGATCAGCGGGGTGAAGTCCACCGTCGTCATGGCGGTGCGGCCCTTGTTGATCAGCTCCTCGAACACCCGGGTGGGCTTCTTGAACAGCGCGGCCGTCCGCGCCTTGCCGATGGAGATGGTGGCGCCGGCGGCGAAGGTGCCGTCGAGCCGCTCCAGCGCCATCAGGTGGCCGCCGTCATCCACCACCGCGATGACGCCCGTCCCGGCGCGGGTGCGGGCAAAGGCAGCCGCCGCCGCGATCACGTTGCGGGCACCCTCGAGGGTGAGGCTCCGGTGCTGGGCCACCTGGGCGGTGGCGGGGGTGGCCAGGCCGGCCACCACCAGGGCGAGCACGGCCAGTCGGGTCATGCGCATGGGGGATCCTCCCGGAAACACGACCGCCGGCCGGGGACGCCCGACCGGCGGTGTGCCAGTGACAGGTTACTTGACGATGGTGTCGAAGCTGGTCTCGCCCAGCAGCACTTCGGCGAAGGAGCACCACACCTGCACCTTGGCCACGTCCTTGATGTAGGCCGGCAGGGTGAGCGTGCGGTTGGTCTTGTCGCCCTTGATGCGGAACTGGTTGAGGAGGTACGTGTTGCCCTTCGAGTCGACGATCTGCCAGCTCGGCGCCGGGGTGTCGGGGATGACGAAGTCATCGGACACCTTGAGCGAGATCCGGCCGGCGTCGACCGTGGCGGTGACGGTGCCGGTGTTGGCCTTGACGCCCATGAACGGCTTGCTGGTGAAGCTCTTCGGCGCGTAGGTGGCCGCGGTCGTCATCCCGACCAGGGTCACCAGCATCGCGACAGCCGCGAACATCCTGCGCATTGCATCCTCCGGAGTGTGGTCTCGCACCGGCGCCGTGCCGGTGCCGCGTGGCCTGCACCGCGAGAATGCCGCTGCCCCCGGATCGGTTCCCGCCTCAGCCGGCGTGATGCTCGCAGAAGATGCAGCGCACCCCCTCCACGTGGCTCAGCTTGGCGCACAGGCGCGCCCGCGGGCCCCGCAGGCGCAGGAACGCCTCCGCCGCGGCGAGCATTCCGAGCCCCGGCGCGAGGAAGTAGATCCACCACCCGGTCCAGGTGCCGGCGAACACCGCCGACCCCACCGTGCGCGCCGGGTTCATGCTCATCCCGGAGTAGGGCGCCTCGACGGTGATGTACAGCCCCACCAGCACCGCCGCACACGCGCCGGTGTACCTGGCCAGCGCGGGCGTCGCCGCCACGTGCAGCACCACGAGCATCAGCACGAACGCGATCAGCAGCTCGGCCAGCAGCGCCACGAGCACGCCGGAGGGACCGGGCACCGTGACCACGTAGTTGACGGTCGGATCCGCCAGCCGCTCACCGAAGATGAGCGCCGCCACGCCCGTACCCGCCAGGGCGCCGGCGAACTGGGCCAGCACGTAGCCCGGCAGGTCACCCCGGGCCACCTTGCCCAGCCGGTAGAAGGTGAGCGTCACCACCGGGTTGAGGTGTGCCCCGGACCGCTGGCCCCAGGGGCCATAGACGTTCACCGCGAGCGTCAGCGCCATCGCAAGGCCCATCGCCAGGTTCCGGGCGAACATCCCGGGCAGGCGCTGGACTACCGGTGAGCCGGGATGGAAGAACAGCACCGCGAACCCGCAGGCCGACACCATGAACAGCCCGAGCCCGAACGCCTCCGCCAGGTATTCAGGCAGGTGGTCCCGCCACCGGGGCCTCATGGCCGGCCGGACGGCGGCGCCAGCACCACCCGGTCGAGCCGCAGCAGTTCGCCCAGGGACCAGGCCTGGAAGGGGCAGCCGCGTGGCGTGAACGGGTGCTCGGCGTCGGCAATCTCCGCGAGGTGCCCGAGGCCAAGCCGCGTGAGCTGCCCCAGCAGCGGCTCGAGAAACCGGCCCCGCGCCTCGGCACGGGCGGCGGGCGTGTCGCCGCGCACCCGCACCCAGGCCTCGATGAAGGGGCCGGCGAGCCACGGCCAGACGGTCCCCTGGTGGTAGGCGCCGTCGCGCTCCACCGGCCCCCGACGTACCGGGGCCGGTACCCGGGCGTGTCGGGGGCCAGGCTGCGGAGGCCCATCGGTGTCCACAATCGCTCCTCCACCCCCTCCAGCAGCTGGCGGCCGCGCGCGGTGTCGAGCACGGGCCAGGGAGTCCCCCGAGCGCCAGCACCTGGTTGGGACGGAAGGCATCATCGACCGCGCCGGGCACGTGGTCCGCGTCCACCACGTCCGCCAGGTAGCCGCCCGGGAGCCAGAAGCGCTCACCGAAGGCCCTGGTCGCCCGCTCGGCGATGGGGCCCCAGCGCGCATCCGATGTAGCGCCGATCCGCAGCGCGTTGATCCACAGCGCCTGGATCTCCACCGGCTTGCCGATGCGCGGCGTCACCACCCACTCGCCAACCCGGGCATCCATCCAGGTGAGCTGCACCCCCGGCGCTCCCGCGGCCAGCAGGCCATCCGCATCCATGCGGATGCCGTAGCGGGTGCCGCGCGCGTGGCCCTCGAGAATGGCCCCGACCGCGGTGAGCAGCCGCTGCCGCTCCGCGGCGGGCACCCGCCGGCGGGCCTCGAGGTATTCATGCACCGCCACCACGTACCAGAGCGAGGCGTCGACCGTGTTGAACTCGGGCTGGTCGCCTCCCTCGACAAAGCGATTCGGCAGCATCCCCTCGGACACCTGGCCCGCCCACTCCCGCAGGATGTCGCGGGCATCGTCGAGCCGCCCGGTCGCCAGGCAGAGGCCCCGGAGGGCGATGAACGTGTCCCGCCCCCAGTCCGTGAACCAGGGATACCCCGCGATGATCGTCTTCCCCGCCCCGCGACGCACCAGGTACTGGTCGCCCGCGCGGACGAGCGGATCACCCAGCGCCCCGCGCCGGGTCGCCTCCGCGTCGATCAGCCGGGTGCCGAGGGTGGCGGCCCGGCTCCGCCCCGGCGCCACGTGGCCCTCGATCCCCTCCGCGAGCAGCACCCAGACGGCCTCGCCGCCGGTGAGATCCCAGCACAGCTCCCCCGGCGACCAGAGGTCCATCCGGTGCTCGAAGCCGCGCTCCCGCTCCTCGGCGAGCAGGAAGTTGCGATACCACTGCGGGTCGTGCTGGTAGTCCGCCGCCGCGAGGCTCTGCACCGGCGGCAGCTGCGCATACGGCTGCCACCGCACCCGCTCGCCCTCGACCACGGTCTCGGCGCGGAGCGCCGGGTTCTCGTGATGCAGCGCATGGCTGTCGCGCCCCGAGAGCAGCGGACGCACGACGAGCCGCCCGCCGCGACCGGCGGCGTTCACCCGCCAGCGCAACACCGCCGCGGGCCGCTCGTGCGGCAGCACCAGCTCCTGGGTGATCTCGACGTCGCCGGCGAGCCGCCACGTCCAGCGCGGCCAGGGGGCAGCCGCAAAGGCCGCCAGCCGTGTGTGGCCGTCGGGATGGAACACCTCGGGCGCGTAGTGCTGGGTGGTCAGCGGGGTCCGGACACCCGCCCGCTCGTACCACGCCTCGAAGCCGTCCACCAGCACCGCGCGACGCGACGGCACCTCGACCGCCGGCGTGAGCACCCCGTGGTACCGCCGGGTGCGCCAGCCACCGACGGTCCCGCTCGCGAACCCACCGAGCCCGTCGGTCTCCAGCCACTCCGCCTCGAGCGCGGGGATCATCCGCCCTCCTCGAAGCCGGGATAGAGCGTCATGCCCCCGTCCACGAAGAGCGTGGTGCCGGTGACGTAGTCGGCCTGGTCGGAGACCAGCCAGGCGGCGGCGCGCCCCAGGTCCTCCGGCTCGCCGATGCGCCGGTACGGCACCAGCCGCATCAGGGCGGCATACGCCTCGGGCGTCTCCCAGGCGGCGCGGTTGATCGGCGTCCGGATGGCGCCCGGCGCCAGCCCCATCACCCGGATGCCCTCCGCGGCGTACTCCTGGGCAATGCTCTTCATCAGGAGGCTGACGCCCCCCTTGGAGGCGGCGTAGTTGGCGTGCCCGGCCCAGGGGATGACCTCGTGCACCGAGCTCACGCACAGGATCTTTCCCAGTGCCCGCGAGCGCGCCGGCTCCGGCCCGCGGCGCCGGAACTCACGCACCGCCTCCCGGGCGCAGAGGAACTGGCCCGTGAGGTTCACGTCGATCACCCGCTGCCACTGGGCCAGGGTCATGTCGTGCAGTGGCGCGTCCTGCTGCAGCCCCGCGTTGTTCACCAGGATATCGAGGCTCCCGAACGCCTCGCGGGCTCCCGCGAACAGAGCGACCACTTCGGCCTCGCGCCCCACGTCCGCCCGGAGGGCCACCGCGCGGCGGCCGCGGTCCCGGATCTGCCCCGCCACCGCCTCCGCCGCCTCCGCCGCGGAAGAGTAGTTGATGGCGACGTCGGCGCCGGCGTCCGCCAGCGCCAACGCGATCGCGCGACCGATCCCGGAGCTGGCCCCCGTGACCAGCGCCCGCTGGCCCTCCAGAGGCGCCGGCGTCTCAGCGGGCCGCATGTTCGCCTCCGCGCCGGGGATGGGCGGCACGCGCGGGCGGCCCCGCGGCCGAAGGCACCTCCGCCCGTGGCGTCCGCGGCATCAGCAGCTTGGCGATCAGCCCGGTCCACCCGGTCTGGTGCGATGCCCCCACGCCTCGCCCGGTGTCGCCATGGAAGTACTCATGGAACAGCACCAGGTCCCTGAAGTGCGGATCATGCTGCAGCTTGGGATGGTC encodes:
- a CDS encoding glucose 1-dehydrogenase, which codes for MRPAETPAPLEGQRALVTGASSGIGRAIALALADAGADVAINYSSAAEAAEAVAGQIRDRGRRAVALRADVGREAEVVALFAGAREAFGSLDILVNNAGLQQDAPLHDMTLAQWQRVIDVNLTGQFLCAREAVREFRRRGPEPARSRALGKILCVSSVHEVIPWAGHANYAASKGGVSLLMKSIAQEYAAEGIRVMGLAPGAIRTPINRAAWETPEAYAALMRLVPYRRIGEPEDLGRAAAWLVSDQADYVTGTTLFVDGGMTLYPGFEEGG
- a CDS encoding aquaporin, which encodes MRPRWRDHLPEYLAEAFGLGLFMVSACGFAVLFFHPGSPVVQRLPGMFARNLAMGLAMALTLAVNVYGPWGQRSGAHLNPVVTLTFYRLGKVARGDLPGYVLAQFAGALAGTGVAALIFGERLADPTVNYVVTVPGPSGVLVALLAELLIAFVLMLVVLHVAATPALARYTGACAAVLVGLYITVEAPYSGMSMNPARTVGSAVFAGTWTGWWIYFLAPGLGMLAAAEAFLRLRGPRARLCAKLSHVEGVRCIFCEHHAG
- a CDS encoding GMC family oxidoreductase translates to MSLNHYDVIVIGSGAGGGTLVHRLAPSGKRILLLERGGYVPRERENWSTRAVNLEGRYNTREEWRDAAGKPLHPHTNYFVGGNTKFYGAALFRLRREDFGELRHHGGVSPAWPISYDELEPYYTQAEHLYQVHGVRGEDPTEPPASAPYAHPPVSHEPRLQQLHEDFAAQGLRPFHVPMGVMLDEREPRRSACIRCATCDGHPCLVNAKSDAQVVCVDPALARPNVTLLTGAYVSRLETDAAGRRVTAVQVERDGQRERYSADVVVVAAGAINSAALLLRSASDRHPRGLANGSDVVGRHYMGHINSVLMALSKCPNPTVFQKTLALNDFYFGSPEWAYPMGHISFVGKLDGDTLAAGAPVIAPGWTLELMGRHSLDFWLTSEDLPDPDNRVTLDREGRIVLSYRPNNEEGHRRLTAKLKQLLEGQRACGVHGHECHQGVFARNLFLGQRIPLAGVAHQNGTIRFGHDPRTSALDPHCRAHEVDNLYVVDGSFFPSSGAVNPALTIMANALRVGDHLLGRLA
- a CDS encoding heme-binding protein, which codes for MRMTRLAVLALVVAGLATPATAQVAQHRSLTLEGARNVIAAAAAFARTRAGTGVIAVVDDGGHLMALERLDGTFAAGATISIGKARTAALFKKPTRVFEELINKGRTAMTTVDFTPLIGGVPIVLDGEIVGAVGVSGAASAQEDEEVALAGAAGVTARVSAAAPMHQPEVSYFSRDEVRAAFQRGSVLLDGAGRNYMVHASRREKAGQAEVHALDTDVIYVLDGSATLVTGGTVVGGKTTEPNEVRGDAIDGGQSRRIGRGDVITVPNGTPHWFQEVQGPLTYYVVKVR
- a CDS encoding VOC family protein; its protein translation is MLVALAGGTRSLVWYYLLSTLCLALPATAQAPWTGPGVGLPAAQAVPVVGLTVSDMDRSLAFYTSALPFTVVADTEVAGRRWEELTGVFGVRLRLVRLRLGEEQLELTEYLAASTPGRPAPIDARSHDRWFQHVAIIVRDMDSAYARLRAHRVRSASTGPQLLPKSIPGAAGIRAFYFKDPDGHPLEILQFPPDKGDPRWHRGHGLFLGIDHTAIVVASTDRSLAFYRDLLGLRVAGESYNQGEEQEHLNNVEGARLRITGLRSPAGPGVELLEYLAPTDGRPYPADARPNDLLHWETTIAVTRLDAVLARLDSAGVPRLSRAPAMLGARNLGLGDGVLVQDPDGHVVRLIDR
- a CDS encoding SMP-30/gluconolactonase/LRE family protein → MNAPVSHPPANFIWIRSATLDFLPPGAARVGTPVATRITRLDPGLDDVLAPGVQAERLAGGFEFVEGPVWVAEGGYLLFSDPNTNTIYRWSPDGQVSVYRTKSGYAGVDIGRYHQPGSNGLTLDREGRLLINQHGHRRVLRVERTGALTVLADRFEGHRLNSPNDLVYRSDGGLYFTDPPFGLPRVFDDPAKETPWSGVYRLKDGRLTLLTRELRGPNGLAFSPDERTLYVDNWDPARKVIMRYDVREDGTVANGRVFFDITRTVPEDDAWDGLKVDARGNLYAAGPEGIYILAPDGRHLGTVTLPEHVANFAWGDADLRTLYITASTGLYRLRVELPGTVPFAGATAASR